In uncultured Cohaesibacter sp., a genomic segment contains:
- a CDS encoding DUF3419 family protein, producing the protein MDFFQNLNFSSANEDGESELIALLKASRILCLTGSGTRPLDMLMSDAQDVIALDLNPAQNALLTLKVAAFQQLEHGELLAFLGLSPIKDRARTYDLLRAHLPSDARAYWDRHLKVIKAGVWHQGKWEKLLAWNARFLKLYRRGAIDALMEAPDLEAQEAIWQQKFANSRLRALLEMIGRDWIWRWVMNEPAGEFLPNPAEVSRRLEVDFARASASFLFRDSDFATLIFRGHHSAVGALPVHLREENFQRMRDHLPKLRIIEGGLADLAGERHGEMDTGAVDGFSLSDFGSYCGPDVYAACWRGVLAVSAPHASYCERIFMNDMPVPFASIHVDQALSDQLTAKDKAIIYRIRAGYMEKATDG; encoded by the coding sequence TTGGATTTCTTTCAGAATCTAAACTTTTCATCCGCCAATGAAGATGGTGAGAGCGAGCTCATAGCCCTCTTAAAAGCCAGTCGCATCCTGTGTCTGACAGGATCGGGAACCCGGCCGCTCGATATGCTGATGTCCGACGCCCAGGACGTCATCGCGCTCGATCTCAATCCGGCGCAAAACGCGCTGCTGACCCTCAAGGTCGCGGCGTTTCAGCAGTTGGAGCATGGCGAGTTGCTGGCCTTTCTTGGCCTCTCCCCCATAAAGGATCGTGCAAGAACCTACGATCTGCTGCGCGCGCACCTTCCATCCGACGCGCGCGCCTATTGGGACAGGCATCTCAAGGTCATAAAGGCCGGTGTCTGGCATCAGGGAAAGTGGGAGAAACTGCTGGCCTGGAATGCTCGTTTCCTCAAGCTCTACCGCCGAGGAGCGATTGACGCACTGATGGAGGCCCCCGACCTTGAGGCGCAGGAGGCGATCTGGCAACAGAAATTTGCCAACAGCCGCCTACGGGCCTTGCTGGAGATGATCGGACGCGACTGGATCTGGCGCTGGGTGATGAATGAACCGGCTGGCGAGTTCCTGCCAAACCCGGCTGAAGTCAGCCGACGGCTTGAGGTTGACTTTGCGCGTGCATCTGCCTCTTTCCTGTTTCGCGACAGCGACTTTGCCACGCTGATTTTCCGCGGCCACCATTCTGCTGTCGGCGCCTTGCCTGTTCATCTGCGCGAAGAGAATTTTCAGCGCATGCGGGACCATTTGCCGAAACTACGCATTATCGAAGGCGGACTGGCCGATCTTGCTGGCGAACGGCATGGAGAAATGGATACGGGTGCTGTCGACGGTTTTTCCCTGTCCGATTTCGGCTCCTATTGCGGCCCGGACGTCTATGCAGCCTGCTGGCGCGGTGTTCTGGCGGTATCTGCTCCGCATGCCTCCTACTGCGAGCGGATCTTCATGAACGACATGCCTGTGCCCTTTGCTTCCATCCATGTTGATCAAGCCCTATCCGATCAACTCACAGCAAAGGACAAGGCGATCATCTATCGTATCCGGGCAGGCTATATGGAAAAGGCTACCGATGGCTGA